A window of Drosophila subobscura isolate 14011-0131.10 chromosome E, UCBerk_Dsub_1.0, whole genome shotgun sequence contains these coding sequences:
- the LOC117891258 gene encoding nitric oxide-associated protein 1, with the protein MLKNSRLFKIINNNVPLRWTRLHNSATDDTLSFRQKAWLTARERYKKHEHVYYSSVLETKWKSSNPPAAINSQFPHDWMDDYEFYEGSKTSDSKHGTPDASIPPSTVPCSGCGALLHCSNISMPGYIPSEIFNGRSQQELRTITCQRCHFLNHYNIALDVDVPPSSYVDTISRIQDQFALAVVLVDLLDFPSSIWPGMQHVLGTKRPVFLVGNKVDLLPRDCNSYLTHVKHCLQHEFVQHGGGDGLNIKNVSLISAKTGYGIEELITQLHKTWAYKGNVYLLGCTNVGKSSLFNILLNSDYCRPEASELVRKATTCPWPGTTLQLLRFPIFRPSNSRVYQRFKRLFSERGERAALDKLRRDQAQKTGAVAAAQPFSQVGRSFDRLEVVNDSFSMAAGTQPITTLNERGAEYRDARWVYDTPGVMHPDQLTHLLTAEELAQLQPTSMIRPRAFRLRPEMSLLLGGLARIDILDLSGYEKQYDWLKVFVFASQNLPVMIADTLKAEAVYKRYLGTPFLGIPSASGDLEVRLKRWPGLQCKDQDIVVSNNNSNSGGNEARLNCDITLSSAGWLGLLLPDNSECSLRVWTPHSAGIYVRRPALIPLADRLVGKHIRNSLAYNTTKPFVFKK; encoded by the coding sequence atgttaaaaaactCGCGATTATTTAagattattaataataatgtaCCTTTAAGATGGACGCGACTGCACAATTCGGCTACCGATGACACACTGAGCTTCCGCCAAAAGGCATGGCTAACGGCCAGGGAACGTTACAAAAAACACGAGCACGTTTATTACAGCTCTGTCTTGGAGACCAAATGGAAGTCATCTAACCCGCCTGCTGCAATCAACTCACAGTTTCCCCACGATTGGATGGACGACTACGAGTTCTACGAGGGATCCAAGACTTCAGATTCCAAGCACGGCACCCCAGACGCCTCAATACCCCCCTCAACAGTTCCGTGCAGCGGGTGTGGAGCACTTTTGCACTGCTCTAATATCTCCATGCCCGGCTACATACCCAGCGAGATATTCAATGGTCGGTCGCAGCAGGAGTTGAGAACCATCACCTGCCAAAGATGCCATTTCCTGAATCATTACAACATTGCCTTGGATGTAGATGTACCACCGTCCTCCTATGTGGATACAATTTCGCGCATACAAGACCAGTTTGCCCTGGCAGTCGTACTGGTGGACCTTCTGGACTTTCCCAGCTCTATTTGGCCCGGCATGCAGCACGTTCTCGGGACGAAGCGCCCTGTCTTCCTGGTAGGAAATAAGGTGGATCTCCTGCCACGCGACTGCAACAGCTACCTGACTCATGTGAAGCATTGCTTGCAGCATGAGTTCGTCCAGCACGGTGGCGGCGACGGGCTCAACATAAAAAATGTCAGTCTAATATCGGCCAAGACAGGCTACGGCATTGAGGAGCTGATCACTCAGCTGCACAAGACCTGGGCGTACAAGGGAAATGTGTATCTGCTGGGATGCACGAATGTGGGCAAGAGTTCGCTTTTTAACATCTTGCTCAACTCGGACTACTGCCGCCCGGAGGCCAGTGAGCTTGTGCGCAAGGCCACGACCTGCCCCTGGCCAGGAACAACCCTACAACTGCTGAGATTCCCCATCTTCCGACCATCTAACAGCCGAGTCTATCAGCGCTTCAAACGCTTATTCTCAGAACGTGGCGAAAGGGCCGCCCTGGATAAACTGCGTCGGGATCAGGCCCAAAAAACCGGAGCTGTTGCAGCCGCTCAGCCATTTTCTCAAGTGGGACGCAGCTTCGATCGCCTTGAGGTGGTCAATGACTCGTTCTCGATGGCAGCTGGCACCCAGCCCATAACCACCTTAAACGAGCGTGGGGCAGAGTATCGGGACGCTCGCTGGGTGTACGACACACCAGGAGTGATGCATCCCGATCAATTGACTCATCTTCTAACAGCCGAGGAGCTCGCACAGTTGCAGCCAACATCAATGATTCGCCCCAGAGCTTTTCGCCTGCGACCCGAGATGAGTTTGCTGCTTGGAGGCTTGGCCCGCATAGATATATTGGATCTCTCCGGGTATGAAAAGCAATACGATTGGCttaaggtttttgttttcgcctCACAGAACCTTCCTGTGATGATAGCAGACACCCtaaaagcagaagcagtatATAAGCGCTATCTGGGAACTCCCTTTCTTGGTATTCCGTCGGCTAGCGGGGATTTAGAGGTTCGATTGAAACGCTGGCCAGGCCTTCAATGCAAAGATCAAGATATTGTTgttagcaacaacaatagcaacagcgGCGGAAATGAGGCCAGGCTGAATTGTGATATTACACTTAGCTCCGCAGGATGGTTGGGCCTACTCTTGCCCGATAACAGCGAGTGCAGTCTTCGGGTGTGGACGCCACACTCAGCGGGCATATA